The following coding sequences lie in one Eschrichtius robustus isolate mEscRob2 chromosome 10, mEscRob2.pri, whole genome shotgun sequence genomic window:
- the TRUB2 gene encoding pseudouridylate synthase TRUB2, mitochondrial isoform X1 gives MGLAGLARLHGLFAAYKPPGLKWKHLRDTVELQLLKGLNAGKRPASEHRVRFLLGPVEGSEEKELTLTATSVPTLIDHPLVRGPAFTSLKIGIGHRLDAQASGVLVLGVGRGRSLLTDMYNAHLTKDYTVHGLLGKATDDFCEDGRLVEKTTYDHVTREKLERILALIQGSHQKALVMYSNVDLQTQEAYEMAVSGVMRPTNKSPMLITGIRCLQFAPPEFLLEVRCMHETQKQLRRLVHEIGLELKSTAVCTQVRRTRDGFFTLDDALLRTQWDLPSIQDAIQSAAPRVAAELEKNLRPGLGTQQPSSPGWPWDSEGPSSALGLESHAGH, from the exons ATGGGGTTAGCCGGCCTGGCGCGGCTGCATGGGCTCTTCGCCGCCTACAAGCCCCCGGGGCTAAAGTGGAAGCATCTGCGCGATACCGTGGAGCTGCAGCTTTTGAAAG GTCTCAATGCTGGGAAGCGTCCTGCCTCTGAACATCGTGTTCGCTTCCTGCTGGGCCCCGTGGAAGGCAGTGAAGAGAAGGAGCTGACCCTCACAGCCACCAGTGTGCCCACCCTCATCGACCATCCGCTGG TACGTggaccagcattcaccagcctgaAGATTGGCATCGGGCACCGACTGGATGCCCAGGCGTCTGGGGTGCTTG TGCTCGGCGTGGGACGTGGACGAAGTCTCCTCACCGACATGTACAACGCTCACCTCACCAAG GATTACACAGTACACGGCCTCCTGGGCAAAGCCACAGACGACTTCTGTGAGGACGGGCGGCTGGTGGAGAAGACGACGTATG ACCACGTGACCAGAGAGAAGCTGGAGCGAATCCTGGCCCTGATCCAAGGTTCCCATCAGAAGGCTCTGGTGAT GTACTCCAACGTTGACCTACAGACCCAGGAGGCCTATGAGATGGCCGTGAGCGGCGTGATGCGGCCCACGAACAAGTCCCCGATGCTGATAACTGGCATCCGATGCCTCCAGTTTGCGCCTCCAGAGTTCCTCTTAG AGGTGCGGTGCATGCATGAGACGCAGAAGCAGCTGCGAAGGCTGGTGCACGAAATCGGCCTGGAACTGAAGAGCACCGCTGTCTGCACGCAGGTGCGGCGTACACGCGATGGTTTCTTCACCCTGGACGATGCCCTCCTAAGGACCCAGTGGGACCTACCCAGCATCCAGGATGCCATCCAGTCCGCAGCACCGCGAGTGGCAGCAGAGCTGGAGAAGAACTTGAGGCCGGGGCTGGGCACCCAGCAGCCCTCCAGTCCAGGCTGGCCCTGGGACTCCGAGGGGCCAAGCTCTGCCTTGGGGCTGGAGAGCCATGCGGGGCATTGA
- the TRUB2 gene encoding pseudouridylate synthase TRUB2, mitochondrial isoform X2, which yields MGLAGLARLHGLFAAYKPPGLKWKHLRDTVELQLLKGLNAGKRPASEHRVRFLLGPVEGSEEKELTLTATSVPTLIDHPLVRGPAFTSLKIGIGHRLDAQASGVLVLGVGRGRSLLTDMYNAHLTKDYTVHGLLGKATDDFCEDGRLVEKTTYDHVTREKLERILALIQGSHQKALVMYSNVDLQTQEAYEMAVSGVMRPTNKSPMLITGIRCLQFAPPEFLLGAAYTRWFLHPGRCPPKDPVGPTQHPGCHPVRSTASGSRAGEELEAGAGHPAALQSRLALGLRGAKLCLGAGEPCGALKGQAAGGAVGV from the exons ATGGGGTTAGCCGGCCTGGCGCGGCTGCATGGGCTCTTCGCCGCCTACAAGCCCCCGGGGCTAAAGTGGAAGCATCTGCGCGATACCGTGGAGCTGCAGCTTTTGAAAG GTCTCAATGCTGGGAAGCGTCCTGCCTCTGAACATCGTGTTCGCTTCCTGCTGGGCCCCGTGGAAGGCAGTGAAGAGAAGGAGCTGACCCTCACAGCCACCAGTGTGCCCACCCTCATCGACCATCCGCTGG TACGTggaccagcattcaccagcctgaAGATTGGCATCGGGCACCGACTGGATGCCCAGGCGTCTGGGGTGCTTG TGCTCGGCGTGGGACGTGGACGAAGTCTCCTCACCGACATGTACAACGCTCACCTCACCAAG GATTACACAGTACACGGCCTCCTGGGCAAAGCCACAGACGACTTCTGTGAGGACGGGCGGCTGGTGGAGAAGACGACGTATG ACCACGTGACCAGAGAGAAGCTGGAGCGAATCCTGGCCCTGATCCAAGGTTCCCATCAGAAGGCTCTGGTGAT GTACTCCAACGTTGACCTACAGACCCAGGAGGCCTATGAGATGGCCGTGAGCGGCGTGATGCGGCCCACGAACAAGTCCCCGATGCTGATAACTGGCATCCGATGCCTCCAGTTTGCGCCTCCAGAGTTCCTCTTAG GTGCGGCGTACACGCGATGGTTTCTTCACCCTGGACGATGCCCTCCTAAGGACCCAGTGGGACCTACCCAGCATCCAGGATGCCATCCAGTCCGCAGCACCGCGAGTGGCAGCAGAGCTGGAGAAGAACTTGAGGCCGGGGCTGGGCACCCAGCAGCCCTCCAGTCCAGGCTGGCCCTGGGACTCCGAGGGGCCAAGCTCTGCCTTGGGGCTGGAGAGCCATGCGGGGCATTGAAAGGCCAGGCAGCTGGTGGAGCAGTGGGTGTATAA
- the TRUB2 gene encoding pseudouridylate synthase TRUB2, mitochondrial isoform X3, with protein sequence MGLAGLARLHGLFAAYKPPGLKWKHLRDTVELQLLKGLNAGKRPASEHRVRFLLGPVEGSEEKELTLTATSVPTLIDHPLVRGPAFTSLKIGIGHRLDAQASGVLVLGVGRGRSLLTDMYNAHLTKDYTVHGLLGKATDDFCEDGRLVEKTTYDHVTREKLERILALIQGSHQKALVMYSNVDLQTQEAYEMAVSGVMRPTNKSPMLITGIRCLQFAPPEFLLVKLRASLVAQWLRIHLPMQGPRVQVLVREGPTCCGAADPVCHNY encoded by the exons ATGGGGTTAGCCGGCCTGGCGCGGCTGCATGGGCTCTTCGCCGCCTACAAGCCCCCGGGGCTAAAGTGGAAGCATCTGCGCGATACCGTGGAGCTGCAGCTTTTGAAAG GTCTCAATGCTGGGAAGCGTCCTGCCTCTGAACATCGTGTTCGCTTCCTGCTGGGCCCCGTGGAAGGCAGTGAAGAGAAGGAGCTGACCCTCACAGCCACCAGTGTGCCCACCCTCATCGACCATCCGCTGG TACGTggaccagcattcaccagcctgaAGATTGGCATCGGGCACCGACTGGATGCCCAGGCGTCTGGGGTGCTTG TGCTCGGCGTGGGACGTGGACGAAGTCTCCTCACCGACATGTACAACGCTCACCTCACCAAG GATTACACAGTACACGGCCTCCTGGGCAAAGCCACAGACGACTTCTGTGAGGACGGGCGGCTGGTGGAGAAGACGACGTATG ACCACGTGACCAGAGAGAAGCTGGAGCGAATCCTGGCCCTGATCCAAGGTTCCCATCAGAAGGCTCTGGTGAT GTACTCCAACGTTGACCTACAGACCCAGGAGGCCTATGAGATGGCCGTGAGCGGCGTGATGCGGCCCACGAACAAGTCCCCGATGCTGATAACTGGCATCCGATGCCTCCAGTTTGCGCCTCCAGAGTTCCTCTTAG TAAaactccgggcttccctggttgcgcagtggttgagaatccatctgccaatgcaggggccacgggttcaagtcctggtccgggaaggtcccacgtgctgtggagcagctgaccccgtgtgccacaattactga